AACAGTAAATCCATTCAAGCCGATCAATTGGCTGGGCAATGGTATACATCATCCTCAGGGTTGCCCTCTCTTTTCGATGATTTCAAGATCAAAAGTTCTCTCCAGAAGGTTTTTGATTTCAATGTGATGAAAGTTAAAGGAGGCAGGATGGGTGCTGTAAATGGCATGCATCCCAGTGGTAAGGTGGATGAAACTTGTATGCAGTCTCGAGAAATATGGACGGGTGTAACCTACGGTGTCGCAGCAACGATGATACTTGCAGGAATGGAAGAGGAGGCCTTCAAAACTGCTGAGGGTATATTTCTAGCAGGCTGGTCAGAAGATGGATACGGGTAACTTCTTATGTCCCCTGCCATCAATGATTGTTTGTGTTTCATGTGCATTCCTTTTCTTGTTGTGTATGTAGTAGGGAGGATTTCTAGATGTCTTGAAAAAAGTTACTCCTACACCAATGATTATTTGTCCATGTCACAAAATATGCAATTAGATTGGTGTACTTCACGCATATTGTGCATTTGTATGTTAAACTATACCATTTTTCTCACAAGAAATTTAAATGATTAGGAAGGATTATTCAAATGATTGATTAGGAAGGATTTCTAGAtggtaatatattttattattcaacatggTAATAAATTCAAATGATTAGGATGGATTTCTAGAtggtaatatattttatttaaatgattagGAAGGATTTCTGGAtgtcttaaaaaaattacttctaCACCAATTATTACTACCTCCGTCTTTTTTTATAAGCATCTATTGTTTTTTCCACATATATTAAGAAGTAGCTAATAAATTTAATCTTTGTGTAAATGTTCCTAAACTAACTTTTGTAGTTGAACGTGTCAAACTTGACTTTTCATATTTCATGAtaaattagtagtattaataaGAGGAACgcttgaaaaaataataataaatgcatcTAGTAAATTGAAATGATGCGTAAATTTATGGACAACTTTTTCCCCGAATAGTGCTTATAAATGCTATTAGATTGGTGCATTTCATGCATATTGTGCTTGTGTGCATCTGTATGTTAAAATTAACTCTAGCATTTTTCCTGTGCaagaaatttcaattatttgattgtatgttttttatttaacatagtaatgaattttattcaaatgattggattgatgaaaattattttccttGAGTTCTTGGCTGGTGTAatttgcaagtcttttacattATATGAAGTTATTCCTTCTCTATTAAGATATTAATCCTTTCTCCCATAACAGATACTGGTTTCAGACTCCAGAGGCATTCACAATTGACGGGCATTACCGGTCCCTCATATATATGAGGCCACTGTCAATTTGGGGTATGCAATATGCATTAACTCTGCCAAAGGCGGTACTTGAGGCCCCTAAAATTAACTTCATGGACAGAATCCACCTATCTCCTGTTAGTGGAGGATTCCCTCATAACGAACCAGGTGTGAGAAAGATTGCGAAAACAAAATGCTTTAGCAATTCTGTGTTTCATTGTGCTTGCTGATTGTTAACATGAGCACATGAAAATTTTGTATAGGTAAAATTCTTCACATTGTTCCTAACCCAACCCTTTAATAGAGAAGCGTCAACAATGGTGGCCAAGGGCCAGGGGTCGGTTGTAACTTGTAATAATAAATAGCCTGTAAGTTCAAACATTGTAGATACCTTTTACTGTAACTGTATATTCTTATGTACTAAAGTTcccaaaatataatttaagtaaatCGCAGGATGAACCACAACATTATTGTTGAAACTCAATTGAAATGTGCAAATTGTCATGTCATGTATCACTTGTCATATTATCATGGATTATTTATTTCAGAACTCAGGTTATATTTTTCACATTCCTTCTAGCAAGTCTCCTTTGAGGGTACTTTTGGCTAAAGCATGAAgcaaaagctcaattatttcgtgttgaatttaaatttttcattaattgaGTTAGCAAAGATTGGTTTCTAGACGATCTGGTCATCGGAACCTCGATATCAATGTcatgaatttaattattcaaaatgTATTTGTTCAAAAAAAATGATTGATTGATTTTACGTCATATTTTTAAGACATGCGATGCAGTGTGAAATGACAATTtctgataattttatatatttcctGTTCTTCAAATAATACTGAAGAATGCAAACAATTTTGAAACATTCTAACCAGCATAGTCTCCATCTGCTGCTATTATATAACCTCGGTCTTAATAAGCTCAAATCGTATTACACTGTTAATCGTATGTTTCCTTAGCTTTAGGTGTCGTTATTTCCCTTTTTCTTACGGTTCTGTAATTTTCAAGGATATTGATAGTGGTGGTGTAAAGTACCTACAGACCGTGATGGTAGAAATAAAGTGTACGACACCAAGTGCGGACAGAAATAAGTGAAAAAACTATCTGACAGCAAGTGCGACATCtagaaattacaaaaataaatgaagacttcaaactaaattaattttgatttttaaaaaaattcaaatgaacCTAGAATTTAGAAAGTACATTTTTCTTCAAGAGAAGCATACTTAAATATGATTAGAAGAACGGATTATTGATctgtttgtttaaaaattttaaaaagtgattttcattatatatttttaaaaacaatttatgttaaaatttattttaaaaaaaatcatttattattaattaaaaaaaataattgtcattcaataatttaaatattcattaataaagattttaacatgaaaaaattatatttaaaaaaaatatatatgaaaaacaattttaataaagagcttctcaaaataattttttatttgaatcattttttaaaatttcattatctaaaacaaaattgtagataatagataaatatttaaaatcatatttaaagatatactatttaaatcaattttttatttgacattttttcttaaatttctttacttaaaatattataataaaaagataaaatactataaaaattatttcaatttgtttttaaaacaaacggGCCCATACAGTTTTAAAACAGGTTTTTGTCAAAAGTGATGAGActattttcaaaacataaaCTGATATAAACTTAGCTATGACACACAAAACTCTTCATTCCAAACCCTCTAACATGATTAAATTTCTATTTCTCGGTTTTGATTATTAGCTATACTGTTTTGATAATTGCTCTAATGTTCACTCTGGTGTAGCTTTGAATTAAATATCTTTCTGTACAATCAGGAACAGAaagtaataaataaactaatattgATATACAAGATTTTGAGATACATCGATATTGATGAATAGATACCAGTACGAAATGATGACCAAATAAGTCGTAGCTACACCATTGTTTTCCCTCCACATAAATCACAAATTGAATACCCTAGGCCTTCACAATATGGGCAGTTTGTACCCTGATCCACCCATTCCATAAACTGCATCACAGATCTCATTTGTAAGCTTAAAAAGCTTGTGCAACACAAAACAGTAAACTACAaaagttaaatttcataaatAGCATAATTATTCCTTACTTGAGGTTCAATATTTGGCTCACCAGTTCCATCACATTCtgcaatcaaagaaaccaaagttGACTTGAGAATTGAGATATATGGAGGATTTCCAACGTTtatcataaataatatatttaggaAACCagtataataaatatgtaaatctCTCGGAAACTGTCCTCATGATTTTCCATGTAAtgtttattatttatgattatgAAGACCTGAATGTGAGGAGAAACCACCGACCGCATCTCCCACAGCTTCAATGGAGTATTGGACGCGCTGTTACGGTTACTACTATCATGATTCTGATTCCAAATCCATTCGATAGCCATTACCACGTCAAACTAAACTCTAAGAATATTGTTGATTTTCCAATGGTCTATGAATCAAATCTCTACTAAAGCCAATATGAGTGGGATTGGCCAAGGTtcacatgattttttttcttgaggTAAACAAATAACTAAGGTGAATAGGTATTTGGGGAGGCTTGTCAACAAGCTGAtattgtgaagaaaaataaacagACTTCACAAAAATCTAGAGTACGAGGAGCTCCGGCAGGAAGAACCAAACCACCCCAGGGAAATCAAAGATCGCAAATGAACAAATTTACTTAAGGAAGGAATTATACTATGATGGTAGAGCCCTTAGACTGAccttaaaatatcaatatcaggATATTTCTCCCAGCAGTGCAATCCTCCACTAATTTGATGCATGCATGCATGACACTGTATTGCTACCTAAGACTAAGTTTAAATTCCACTAAACAGGAATTCAGGACAACGGGTACATGATAAAATGGATACCAGTTCAGCATGAGGTTTAGGGGAAAAAATGTACtctaaaaaattacaatacaatttacttttcaaaaactgctttctttactggagcttatattttgaattgaaaGTGAAAACAATGAGATTTGTCTTCCTGGACATTGGTTTATTTACAGGGTCATAAATTATGGATGGTTCCATTAAAAAATGAGGCCAATTACATACCTGTACACAACAAGCGACCTTCTCCACGACATTGAAGGCACTTTATTGTTGTGTccttgttcttggcaccatcaACTGCATTCTTTGCAGGAAGTCTTGAGGGTTCTTCCCACCGGTTTTCTCCAAGGAGAAAAACTCTTGGATGTGATAATTCTGTTCCTTTGTCAACTTTCCCCACAACTTTTTGCTGAACTTCCGAAATTTCTGTCACAGAAGCAACTGCAGCTCCATTTTCGACTACCTAGAACTCACAGAatgataaaagatttaaatataactgtttattattttgtatcttCATTGTTTAAGAACTTTTCCTTCATAATTGTCAACTAGTGAAAACCCCTTTAAACTCTATCACAACCAATATTCATGCTCTGAAAAAATCcagagaaaatatatatttcatatgTTGAGGTCTTACATATATCTTACGTTCCATACTCAGATTTCCATCGAGACTATGATCAATCCCCTAGAAAATGGGATTAAAGCTACTACTGTTTTCGTACAACAAATTTAAgagtaacaaacaaaaaatgatgGCATGTTCTCAGCATTCAAAGAGCAAAAAGTGCATGTTATATAACCAACATACCTTGGGAAAAACAGTAGTAGATTTTACGGTTTCATTTGCATTGCCTGTATCCAAAGTCGTTGTCTCCAAATGTAGCCTTTCAAGAAGTTCAGATGTCATAATCCCATCCTCAGAGATACATAATGAAGCCTGTTAAACAATATATTATACCCATcaaaccaagaaaataaaaaagtctaAAAATAGCATAGCATATACAAAACACTATACTTATAGTACTAAGATAATCagtttataacaaaattaaatccaAGACAATCACTATTCTCTTCGCATCAAAGTTTCATATATTATTCAAAACAAAGACTAACTTGCCAAGTCTTCACAGCACGCTCTGTTCCACTTGAGAAAATGGAGAACTCCATGTCCTCCTCACCCGAGTAAAACCCCAATTTTAGCAATGCCTCCTAAAAATTTCAgcacaaaaataagattttgcAATGCACCAACTATGGCAACTACTACATCATCATAAACGCAAATCACAACACATAAATTCATGAAGTAGctgatataattatttataattaacaaaaaagaaaaacagaaaTCGAACCTGCATCTCTCGAACCTCTTCTCCTTCGGAACCATTTCGCAAAACAATCTTCTGTTCAACTCTAGCAGCAGCTTCCTCAACAACCAGAATCTCCTTTACATGCTCCAAAGATTCCTTCTCCTCTTTTTCATGCTCAACAACATCTACAGTTTCCTCTCCCTCTTCCTCCTCAAACACAATCCTCCGCTGACTAGAGCCACTCTCAAGAACCAGATTCTTATCCTTCAACACCTGCAACAACGACGCAACATTCGCAACCGCGTCGGAAACGGAAGACGCGCTAGAAGATGAAGAAACAATTCGCCTCTCTAGGGATTCGATTTGTAGTTTGAGTTCGGAGATTTGAGTGAGAAGCTCATCGCGTTGGCGATTCCAGCGATTCTCCTCGCGAAGCCAGCGTTGCTCTTCTCGGAGCCAGCGTTGTTCTTCGCGGAGCCATCGCTGGTCTTCGCGATCGGAATTGGAACAGTGAGAAACGAGGGAGTTGAATTTATAGGAGGGAAAATGAGGTTTGAGAAGTGGAAGGGTTTTGGTGAAAGAGNNNNNNNNNNNNNNNNNNNNNNNNNNNNNNNNNNNNNNNNNNNNNNNNNNNNNNNNNNNNNNNNNNNNNNNNNNNNNNNNNNNNNNNNNNNNNNNNNNNNNNNNNNNNNNNNNNNNNNNNNNNNNNNNNNNNNNNNNNNNNNNNNNNNNNNNNNNNNNNNNNNNNNNNNNNNNNNNNNNNNNNNNNNNNNNNNNNNNNNNNNNNNNNGTCAGAGTGACGGTTACGGGAATAATAGGTGCAGAGGAGTACATTGTGGATCTCTGCGCGTTGGAGTAAAGAGCTCGTAGAATAGATTGTGGATATTTCCATTTTCTTACAAAGATATTTTTTGGAAAATGCTTATCAGTTTaaagacaaaaagaaaaataaatcagaTATATTTAGTACTAAGTGGCGGGAAACCAACTGATTTACTCAGAGATTAACTACACATACAACTGCTTTCATGTTGTGAGAAAAGATATTGACGATGactctataattattttttatttcactgTAACCaatgttttttaaatgaaaattataaacaattatttaaatcgcaacaaaattatttttttaatttattttctataaaatataataattgacCTATCTTGTTATGATGTCACTAgtgtaattaaaaataaaaattgacaatGTTGAAGACTACGTACCAAGGTAAAATAGGAAGTCGTACTATCAAGCAAAAACCTCAATCGATTGTACAACCTTTTACACCAACCTAACAAAGTACAAAATCTTGTATCAACTCAACAAAGTTCTCATATTTCTACACCAACTCAGCACAATACATCCCTGCACCAACTCAACATATTTTTCATGCAGTGCACCCTTTGCATCAAGTCAACAACCTAAGCAAAAGAGATAAAACAATCGCACATAACCAACATACTAATTAGGACAATCATTTTAggatatttcttttttaaaaaaacacaaaattggatgtaattgttattttttttatgtaacacATGTATAAGCTTGTATTTCGAATGTTGAATACTTTATATACATGTATTTTTGCTACTAGCATACTTCAGACGTATGCATTTTagattatactattttttatgtaatttgGATTTTGCTATTAACTGAAGAACTAATATAGAGTCATCGAACAACtttatatttacaataaagATATCATTCCATTTAATTGCAACTCAAGTACAAACTCAACAATACATGTCATTTTGGGATTCCATTAGAGGATCTTTGATCATACATGCCCCTAAACATGGTTTGCATCTCAACTTGGGATCCATGCCCCTAAACAATGTTCGTTAATATGTGGCTACTACAAGGCCTCACTCACTTGTGAGGAACCAGTTTATGTCAAATTATTGTGTTATATTGTGGAAAATTTGAGGAGCTCGTAATCAAATGGTTTTCAACAATAAAGTTATGAAATCAATTGAGGTAGCTCAAACAACTATGGAGTTTGTACAAGAAATTTGTCCAAAATCCCTTAATGATAATTATGTGATAGTTCAAAATTTCCAACATGCTACGTCGCGTTTGTCTACTGCTGAAaactatatttttgtttatgttgATTGCTTTTTTAGGTGGATCAATAGGTTGAGGACTGGTTACATATAACCAATTTGGTGCTAGGTAATTTGCAGCTTACAAAAGGGAGTCAATTGAAGTTGAACCTGTCATGGCAGAAGCTCTTGGAGTCCGATGGTGTTTACAAACTGCTGTGCAACAAGAACTGgtgaatttagttttttttcctGATGCATCAACTGTTTTAAATtgccaaaattataatttggttATGTCTGCCATTGATCCGATAATTCAAGACTACAAAGGGCTTACGAGCCATTTAAGTAGAGTTGTTGTTTCTCATGTTAGGCGCCAATTGAACGTTGTAGCACATAACTGGTGGGCTTGTCAGATATAACTCACTACAATTGTATTCGTAAATGTTGATACTATGCTGGCTTTGTTCTTATACTTGATTTAACTTTAGCTGGCTGAATGTAATTTATCTtaactccaaaaaaaaaataaaaagttttcaTGTCATTCCatttcattcaaattcaaactcaaCTACATATAGGAACATTGCAACTTCTTCGTAAGAgtgattaaaatatttacatcCAAGGTATTCTAAAGGTTGTgtatattaaaacaaatttgtgttaaagtaaaacaaattaaaaaataaaaataaaagaaaagaacaaaaaatttatcctaaaatttgaactttcaaaaaattgaaatccaTATGAAACGACATGTGATACACAATCTACATTATTAGTTGAGGATTATGGACGCGATGATGAAAATGATACTCAATTGCTAGATAATATTGTTCATAGTTGTAAAACTAgataaattttgagaaaaaagatGGATTATATAAAGTTTGATTTGGTTAAAGATGAGAGACACTAATTAGGAAAGATCGACTAACAATTACAACTAATAAactatcaatttaatttatatagaaAGTGAATGTATAAAACTTTTAAGGTGTCAATAAATCACAACAGCTAGATTAtcaatgatatttaatttttaatataattaattataaaattaaacaaaataattaagggACAAAAAAGTAGTTAATCaggtatatatattaaaatcacactTGTACTATTTTATTGTCGTGAACCGTTTACAGCGAAGTTTTCGTCGCCGCATCTATGCAacgaaagaaagaaaaaacaaagataCAAGTTTTGCTTAAACCTTCTGCAAATTTGAAAAGCTCCCCCTCCTTTTTCTCAACTGAGTCTCACTCACTCACTCTTTCACAATTAGCATCGCTCCTTCGGGATGTCCCGTGCGGGAAATGAGATGATGTAATAGTGCTAAAAGTGTGacagattgatttttttttgtttttttgagtgtgacaatttaatatgttatttaaaaaaaaatatatatacttttgaaaattcattaatttatttgttgtaataaaaatatggacgatattcaaaatttgatttttaaaaattttatatttaattttaaaaattattttttaagggattgtttgaaaataaaaaaaattttcatatatatttttattaaaagaaaaattattatttaaaaataattattattttaataaatactaaaaatacagatttaataaaattaaaatataaagtaaaaatatataaaaataaaatcttgaaataattctatcttataaatatagaaatgaattttattttattggatcGGATAGGCACTccctatatatattaaaatcacaTCTGTGCTAATTTACTGTCGCGAACAGGTTACAGGGAAATTATCTTCGCTTGGAAGTTTGAAAAGCTTCCCCTCCTTCACTCGGTCATTCTTTCTCTTTCGCCAGTTAGTATCACTAGCATTCTCCACAATGGATCTAATTCACCAATACTCAGACGAGGACAACAACGATCTAGACTCGCCAACTCAAAACCCTAACTCACCTGACAATTCATCCCCACCCCGCCTCCTTCCTACACGTTCCGCCGCCCCCAAAGTAGACGACACTATGCTCGCCCTAACCGTCGCCGACCCTAAAACCCTCTCTAAACCGATTGACCCAACTCAACACGCTGTCGGCTTTAACCCAACTTACGACCAACTATGGGCCCCCATTCAAGGTCCATCTCACCCTTACGCTAAAGACGGTTTAGCTCAAGGTATGCGTAACCACAAACTAGGTTTCGTTGAAGACGCTAACATTGAACCCTTCCTCTTCGATGAACAGCATAACACTTTTCTCAAATTTGGTTACGCCGCTGATCCTTCCGCCTCGAATTACGTTGGAGATTTCGATTCCTTGCAGAAGAATAACGCTGCTTCTGTTTACAATATACCCCGACATGAACAGAAGAAGCGAAAAATTGAAGCCACCAGGAAAGAAGAGAACGATAACGACAACAGTAATGATGGTGACAATGAAATGGAGATCGAAAACCCTGCTTCGGAGGCGTGGTTATTGAAGAATAAGAAGAGTCCTTGGGCTGGGAAGAAGGAGGGTTTACAAGGAGAGTTAACTGAGGAACAAAAGAAGTACGCTGAAGAGTACGCGAAGAAGAAAGGCGAAGAAAAGAGTGGTTTTGGAGGTGAAAAGAGTGAGGTTGTTAAAGATAAGAGTACTTTTCATGGTAAAGAAGAAAGGGATTATCAAGGTAGGTCTTGGATTGCACCTCCTAAAGATGCTAAAGCTAGTAATGATCATTGTTATATACCGAAAAGATTGGTGCATACTTGGAGTGGACACACCAAAGGTGTTTCGGCTATTCGATTTTTCCCCAAGTCTGGTCATTTGATTCTATCTGCTGGTATGGATACAAAGGTTAAGATTTGGGATGTTTTGAATACTGGAAAATGTATGAGAACTTATATGGGTCACTCTAAAGCTGTTAGGGATATTTGTTTTAGCAATGATGGGACAAAATTTTTGAGTGCTGGTTATGATAAGAATATTAAGTATTGGGATACCGAAACGGGGCAAGTTATATCAACTTTCTCAACTGGGAAGATCCCTTATGTCGTGAAGCTTAACCCAGACGAAGATAAGCAGAATGTTTTGTTGGCTGGTATGAGTGATAAGAAGATTGTTCAGTGGGATATGAATTCAGGACAGATAACTCAAGAGTATGATCAGCATTTGGGTGCTGTAAATACCATTACTTTTGTTGATAACAATAGGAGATTTGTTACTTCTAGCGATGATAAGTCCCTTAGGGTATGGGAATTTGGTATTCCTGTTGTTATAAAGTATATTAGTGAGCCACACATGCATTCTATGCCGTCGATTTCTCTTCACCCCAACGGGAATTGGCTCGCCGCACAGAGTTTGGATAACCAGATACTTATTTATAGTACGAGGGAGAAGTTTCAACTTAACAAAAAGAAGAGGTTTGCTGGACATATTGTTGCTGGGTATGCTTGTCAGGTCAATTTTTCGCCGGATGGACGGTTTGTCATGTC
The genomic region above belongs to Cicer arietinum cultivar CDC Frontier isolate Library 1 chromosome 4, Cicar.CDCFrontier_v2.0, whole genome shotgun sequence and contains:
- the LOC101507383 gene encoding protein disulfide isomerase pTAC5, chloroplastic → MQEALLKLGFYSGEEDMEFSIFSSGTERAVKTWQASLCISEDGIMTSELLERLHLETTTLDTGNANETVKSTTVFPKVVENGAAVASVTEISEVQQKVVGKVDKGTELSHPRVFLLGENRWEEPSRLPAKNAVDGAKNKDTTIKCLQCRGEGRLLCTECDGTGEPNIEPQFMEWVDQGTNCPYCEGLGYSICDLCGGKTMV
- the LOC101515094 gene encoding uncharacterized protein isoform X2; this encodes MDLIHQYSDEDNNDLDSPTQNPNSPDNSSPPRLLPTRSAAPKVDDTMLALTVADPKTLSKPIDPTQHAVGFNPTYDQLWAPIQGPSHPYAKDGLAQGMRNHKLGFVEDANIEPFLFDEQHNTFLKFGYAADPSASNYVGDFDSLQKNNAASVYNIPRHEQKKRKIEATRKEENDNDNSNDGDNEMEIENPASEAWLLKNKKSPWAGKKEGLQGELTEEQKKYAEEYAKKKGEEKSGFGGEKSEVVKDKSTFHGKEERDYQGRSWIAPPKDAKASNDHCYIPKRLVHTWSGHTKGVSAIRFFPKSGHLILSAGMDTKVKIWDVLNTGKCMRTYMGHSKAVRDICFSNDGTKFLSAGYDKNIKYWDTETGQVISTFSTGKIPYVVKLNPDEDKQNVLLAGMSDKKIVQWDMNSGQITQEYDQHLGAVNTITFVDNNRRFVTSSDDKSLRVWEFGIPVVIKYISEPHMHSMPSISLHPNGNWLAAQSLDNQILIYSTREKFQLNKKKRFAGHIVAGYACQVNFSPDGRFVMSGDGEGKCWFWDWKSCKVFRTLKCHEGVCIGAEWHPLEQSKVATCGWDGLIKYW
- the LOC101515094 gene encoding uncharacterized protein isoform X1 is translated as MDLIHQYSDEDNNDLDSPTQNPNSPDNSSPPRLLPTRSAAPKVDDTMLALTVADPKTLSKPIDPTQHAVGFNPTYDQLWAPIQGPSHPYAKDGLAQGMRNHKLGFVEDANIEPFLFDEQHNTFLKFGYAADPSASNYVGDFDSLQKNNAASVYNIPRHEQKKRKIEATRKEENDNDNSNDGDNEMEIENPASEAWLLKNKKSPWAGKKEGLQGELTEEQKKYAEEYAKKKGEEKSGFGGEKSEVVKDKSTFHGKEERDYQGRSWIAPPKDAKASNDHCYIPKRLVHTWSGHTKGVSAIRFFPKSGHLILSAGMDTKVKIWDVLNTGKCMRTYMGHSKAVRDICFSNDGTKFLSAGYDKNIKYWDTETGQVISTFSTGKIPYVVKLNPDEDKQNVLLAGMSDKKIVQWDMNSGQITQEYDQHLGAVNTITFVDNNRRFVTSSDDKSLRVWEFGIPVVIKYISEPHMHSMPSISLHPNGNWLAAQSLDNQILIYSTREKFQLNKKKRFAGHIVAGYACQVNFSPDGRFVMSGDGEGKCWFWDWKSCKVFRTLKCHEGVCIGAEWHPLEQSKVATCGWDGLIKYWD